A genomic segment from Candidatus Zixiibacteriota bacterium encodes:
- a CDS encoding 30S ribosomal protein S2 — translation MVTPEIRELLEAGVHFGHQTRRWNPKMRPFIFTERNGIYIIDLNKTLD, via the coding sequence ATGGTTACTCCTGAAATCAGGGAACTCCTCGAAGCCGGCGTCCATTTCGGGCATCAAACCCGCCGGTGGAATCCGAAAATGCGGCCGTTTATTTTCACCGAAAGAAACGGCATCTATATCATCGACCTCAACAAGACGCTGGACG